The Astyanax mexicanus isolate ESR-SI-001 chromosome 18, AstMex3_surface, whole genome shotgun sequence DNA window GAAATTCAATGGGTTTTATGATTTAGAAGAATGGAGGCCTTTCTTGTTCATACCCTATTTTCTAATGTTTTTATTGTCCACCATCTCAAATTCAGTTCTCTTATATTTAATCATTTCTAAGAAAGCCCTGCACTCTCCTATGTGCATACTAATCAGTTTAATGTCTGTGGTGGATCTGTTTCTGCCAATATTTTTTGTACCAAACATGCTGCTCAGCTTCTTATTTAAGTGGAATGGGATTTCTCTTTTGGGCTGTTTGGTACAGATGTTCTTTATTCACTGTATTGGTACATTTCAGTCTACTCTGCTTGCTTGGATGGCAGTGGATCGGTTCTTTGCTATATGCAGGCCTCTTTATTATCACAAATTTATGCAGATGCCCAACTTTCTAAAGTATATAATTGTGCCAGTATTCAGAAATGTAATCCTAATTGTTACGATTGTGTCTTTGGCAGGAAGACTATCATTCTGTGGAACAAATGAGATGGATCATTGTTTTTGTGAACACATGGCAGTGGTCCAGCTGGCATGTGGAGACATTTCTATTAACAATATAGTAGGACTTGTGACAGTCTTTTTAGTACCAACTgtagattttcttttcttttctttatcttATTTTGTAATTCTTGCATCTGTGCTACAATCTGGGAAGTCTCACTTAAAAGCTATTAACACTTGTATCACACATATAATTGTTATGGCAGTTACTTTAACTTTTGCTTTAATGGCCTTCTTGTCTTACAGAATAAGAAACAATTTATCCTCCAGCGCTCGAGTCTTTCTGAGCACAATGTACTTACTTTTTCCAAGCTGTTTTAACCCGATTATTTATGGAGTGAGAACAAAAGAAATCAGGGAACAGTTTCTGAAattcataaaacaaataaagattttACCACACCACTAGAATAATGCTAGAAAATCGAAGCATAATGTAAGAATATTTTTCAAAAAGAATCAACATTTAACatggaaatatatatgtatttttatcttatatatctttatatttagGGCAAATAATGTTTCCACAAAAAGAAAATGTCTTATTTTGAAATAAACTGTTTCCTCAAACATGTGCCAGTTTTTACTCCCAAACTTTCTTGCTCTATCTAATAGTTGATTAGGCTTTATTTAAAGGGTACCCACTTAGAGACTTTATAACACACTAATTAGCAGTAAAAgggtatttttttaatgattgtatAATACTTGCTTATTTATAAACAACTTATGCATGTACTCGCAAcagataattaatatttttataatttattttaatgtggGCCTATCAATGTTTCTCCTTCTGCCATTCCAAAAGAAAAGTATGCCATCATTAAGTGTTCCAAAGGTGCCCTTTCCAGTTGAAAAAAATGAGATGCAGTGCTGTTTAGGGTTCTCTGGTTGGTGAGAAACTAGTTGGACCCATTCTATATTTCTCTGCTGCCTATTAAACAGCCTGAGTACGGCACATATGaaattaaaattgtattatagATAGAATGGTTTAGAGGACACAATTATTATATTACAAACATGTATTTAAAGATCTCTCTTAAAGACAGCTTTAATTCTGTCTCCCTAAAGGCTACAGATTTAGAATAGGGCCTCATGGGGTCACAGTGAGACGTATAACAACAGAAGCTCATACCCAAATTTTCATTTTTGTTGAAGATGATGTTTGAGTAACTAAAAAATAGACAAGTAACTTTAAACTGGCAAATTATTGTTGAACAGCATATTAAAAGTACAGAGTTTGTGACATATTAGACATATTTTGCAACATATGACTCTTTTTACTAGATGAATCAGTTAATCAAAACAACAGGTCAACAAAATATGAATGATATATGATGCATGCTAAATCATttttatgtaaagaaaaaaaaaacttattttataaaAGTCAATGCTATATTTGAACAGTTAGCAAGTCATTAAGTAtgaaactccagttataaacaaCAGAGAAGTGTTGGCTTCTTTTGCAGCTGGATGTTGTACTGAGAGTACAGCATCTTTTTTGAACAAATCTGAAAATGCTGAGCAGCACGGAaagttttttggtgcaaaattctACATTCACTACTTTTAAACTAAATGGTTTCCGTGATTTAGGAGAATGGAGGCCTATACTTTCCATTCCCTACTTTCTTATGTTTTTATTGTCTACCACCTCAAACTCTGTTCTCATATATTTAATTGCATCTCAGAGAAATCTGCATACTCCTATGTGTATATTAATTGGTCTGATGGCTGTTGTGGATCTGTGCCTGCCAATATTTTTTGTACCAAATATGTTGCTCAACTTCTTATTTGATCAGAAATGGATTTCTCTTGCTGGCTGTTTAATACAGATGTTTTGTATTCATTTCGTTGGTGCATTTCAGTCTACTTTACTGGTATGGATGGCTCTGGATCGGTTCTTTGCTATATGCAGGCCTCTTTATTACCACAAATATATGGAAATCCCAAACTTCCTGAAGTTCATTATTGTGCCACTATTTAGAAATGGACTCCTAAATATCACAATGGTCTTTTTGGCTGGAAAACGCACTTTCTGTGTGGATGAAATGGATCATTGCTTTTGTGAACACATGGCACTTGTTCAGCTGGCATGTGGAGACATTTCAGTTAACAACTTGATTGGTCTGTTAACTGCTTTTCTTATACCAACTGCAGATTTTGTATTTATAACTGTATCTTATATAATACTATTTGTTTCCATCATGAAATCTGGAAAGTCTCACTTAAAGGCTATTAACACTTGTGTTACTCATATAATTGTTATGACAGTAAGTTTGACCTTTGCCCTAATTGCTTTTATGTCGTATAGAATTCGAAACAACTTCTCTCCCAGCAGCCGTGTCTTTATAAGTACAATGTACCTGCTTTTTCCAAGCTGTTTTAATCCGATTATTTATGGAGTGAGAACAAAAGAAATAAGAGAacagttacttaaatttataaaTCACGTGAAATGTTATGTCAGTAACTAATTAAACATAGATTTTAGAATTTAGTTTTTCTTGTTTTGGTGCGTTTACTTTGGTGTGTGCATAAAATTGATaagaaaaattaataaaatttaaaaatgtaaaaaatatttgttcaATAATTATAAATTAGCATTTTTCCTCCTTcatttgtttatgtaaaaaatgtaaaaacagttgtggTCTTTACATGTGTTTTTTTAGGATGACAGAGAAAACTAAATATATTGAATATGCCAATTTGTGAATTAAGCCAATTATGGATatgttcacacaaaaaaaaacagttaacccTGTTTTACAACTCATAAGCAAGAAATAACCTGGATGTTGGCACCcccttaaaaatgcaaaaaatgtatgcTATTCAAACTGTTCACTACTTTACACTGTGACTGTGTTACAAAGCTCTGTGCAGTGTTTCAAAAAGCAACAAGAGCAGCTCTATTAAACTAAATGGCAAAGATGTGTAAATGTAATGACTTTAATCCTatactgtgtgtgtttaaaaacgtAATCTTTGTAGATGTGCATGGAGTACCAAATACTTGTTCAAAATCTTGGAAAAACAAATGGTCACctgattaaatgtttaaaaaacattaagtaGCCTTGCTTTTAAGCTCCACCTATACCTTCTCCCCACTGCCATTAACACAAAACGTGATATGAGCTCCCACTTGTGGACAGCTGGTATATAAATGTGCATCTGTTGTagtaatattacagaattttacacaGACTTGACTAGGGTAAGAAGGCTCCACCACAATTACATAGTTTAGTAACTGGTGTTATACAGCCCAGGAGgagaataaaatgacaaaaacagaaTTTTCTTGAATAGAAGTGTAACATTAACATGACAATTAGGCTattgttttaagaaaaaaatgctacattaagttgctttaaatatattttcagctaaagaattaaataaatgcttgaaaaatacaaactgtgaagcaaaaaaaaaaaacctaaaaactagaaaaaaaaacaattgtttaattttaaatcactGTTTGTAGCTATGTATTCTATGTATTTAATAACATTGCCTTTCTTAAAATAAAAGTGGTACAAATTGAACGTAAAATGTATGTGTTTACATAATCGGAAAActaatcaattatttttttatttagttccaAAGCACAGAGCCTTGTTCATCTGTTTTTGATGCTAGGTCTATAGTATTTTTGATGTTCCTCTTTTGAGGAATAATCCCTGACAGAGATTAAATGGCCAGCCAAAATTCCCCAGACATTCTTATTGCTTGGCATTTCTCCCAAGGTCAGTAAAACAAACGTAAGTGGTGTCTTCATGATAAGCAGAAGAAGGTGTGTGGCAGAGAATGCGTGTTGTCCTAGAGTCTGCATGAGGTATAAGGGAAGCAGAGACAAAAATGCTAACATACGATTGCTTTTTAATCTTTCATTATACCCACTCAATCATCATAAAAACTAGCAATGTCTCTCATTAATTGCTTTTTCTGAAATCATagattttaaaaagagtttatcatgcTATAGTTTTTGAAAGTATAACACATCTGTTTATGCAAGTTAACTCTTCATTTTTATTATACTGCTTTCAGCCTATCAAAatatctaccgtatttttcacactataaggtgcacatgattataaggcacattatttgACACTAGTATAGAACGGggctgtcgccatgtttttcttctaattcagcaggtattgctgctgggtggcgagacctgtaaatctaagctaaaataagtaaataaaactgtaattcttaaagctgatgttcgtaaATTTGG harbors:
- the LOC103036812 gene encoding olfactory receptor 52K2-like, whose amino-acid sequence is MLSSTESFLVQNSTFTTFKLNGFRDLGEWRPILSIPYFLMFLLSTTSNSVLIYLIASQRNLHTPMCILIGLMAVVDLCLPIFFVPNMLLNFLFDQKWISLAGCLIQMFCIHFVGAFQSTLLVWMALDRFFAICRPLYYHKYMEIPNFLKFIIVPLFRNGLLNITMVFLAGKRTFCVDEMDHCFCEHMALVQLACGDISVNNLIGLLTAFLIPTADFVFITVSYIILFVSIMKSGKSHLKAINTCVTHIIVMTVSLTFALIAFMSYRIRNNFSPSSRVFISTMYLLFPSCFNPIIYGVRTKEIREQLLKFINHVKCYVSN
- the LOC103037121 gene encoding olfactory receptor 52K1-like, translated to MSSMQAFTVHNFSFVTLKFNGFYDLEEWRPFLFIPYFLMFLLSTISNSVLLYLIISKKALHSPMCILISLMSVVDLFLPIFFVPNMLLSFLFKWNGISLLGCLVQMFFIHCIGTFQSTLLAWMAVDRFFAICRPLYYHKFMQMPNFLKYIIVPVFRNVILIVTIVSLAGRLSFCGTNEMDHCFCEHMAVVQLACGDISINNIVGLVTVFLVPTVDFLFFSLSYFVILASVLQSGKSHLKAINTCITHIIVMAVTLTFALMAFLSYRIRNNLSSSARVFLSTMYLLFPSCFNPIIYGVRTKEIREQFLKFIKQIKILPHH